The Pseudomonadota bacterium genome includes a region encoding these proteins:
- a CDS encoding PAS domain S-box protein, with translation MDNEDRTKEELIQELTEMKKLVDVLEKKASEHELVDKALKDSEELLRLILTLSTNFIILSPDEIDDGINDVLKAIGSFAGVDRSYVFQFDKNGIEMNNTHEWCANGISPMIVGLQHMPTNDLPWFCEKIKNFEVIHIPDITELPFEAIAEKKEFMRESIQSLVAVPIVSGYTIIGFLGFDSVSTKKKWSEDTISLLKNVGEIFAYALTRKHMMEALHDSESKYKTLFEHANDAIMLIKEKKYIDCNTKTLKIFGCAREQIIGQSPSLFSPDFQPDGSESSKKAIEKLTDVLNGSAQHFDWKHRRYDGTIFDAEVSLNRIVFGGETFIQAIVRDVTERKMAEELFRTLANSSSAGVYIVQDGKFKFVNPCFQQITGYNENEILGRDSLTFVIEADREAVKDNASKMLQGGQSSAFEVRVFAKAEETRWILVTVTSIQYKGKQAVLGNFIDVTDRKKMEMLLKESEERYRILTERSLVGVYLVQDNVFRYVNPAFANIHGYKPFEMIGKLGPMDFIVPTDREKAEESIRKRRTGGTDGTLLELGIVRKDGEIRKVEIYGSRAIYNGRPAELGTLLDVTEKKQLEEQLHNMSMKDELTKLYNRRGFFIISEQQIKIANRTKNEVLCFFIDIDGMKWINDTLGHKEGDEALIMTANILSKTFREADIIGRIGGDEFAVLAVGTNETCSELLVRRLHEHIDRYNIQTNKPYKLSLSIGVAIYDPNNPQSVDDLMSTADTLMYKEKKEKYLEQGLAR, from the coding sequence ATGGACAATGAAGACAGGACAAAGGAAGAACTGATACAAGAACTGACTGAAATGAAGAAGCTTGTTGATGTACTCGAGAAGAAAGCCTCCGAACACGAACTTGTTGACAAAGCACTTAAAGACTCAGAGGAACTGCTGAGGTTAATCCTGACACTTTCAACAAACTTTATCATTCTTTCTCCGGACGAAATAGACGATGGAATAAACGACGTGTTAAAGGCAATAGGCAGCTTTGCCGGAGTTGACAGGAGTTATGTTTTTCAATTTGATAAAAACGGAATCGAAATGAATAACACACACGAGTGGTGTGCAAATGGGATATCGCCTATGATAGTTGGTCTTCAGCATATGCCGACAAATGATCTGCCCTGGTTTTGTGAAAAAATAAAGAACTTTGAAGTAATTCATATACCTGACATCACAGAACTTCCCTTCGAAGCAATAGCAGAAAAGAAGGAGTTTATGAGGGAGAGCATCCAATCACTTGTTGCGGTACCGATTGTGTCAGGCTACACAATAATCGGCTTTCTCGGCTTCGACAGCGTCAGCACAAAAAAGAAATGGTCTGAGGACACTATTTCACTTCTTAAAAATGTCGGTGAAATCTTTGCATATGCACTGACAAGAAAGCATATGATGGAGGCGTTGCATGACAGCGAATCGAAGTATAAGACACTTTTTGAACATGCCAACGATGCCATAATGCTGATAAAAGAAAAAAAATATATTGATTGCAACACAAAAACGTTAAAAATATTTGGATGTGCACGTGAACAAATTATCGGACAATCTCCGTCACTGTTTTCACCTGATTTTCAACCGGACGGAAGTGAATCATCGAAAAAGGCCATTGAAAAATTGACTGATGTTTTAAACGGCAGCGCTCAGCATTTTGATTGGAAACACCGCCGTTATGACGGAACTATTTTTGATGCAGAGGTAAGCCTCAACCGGATTGTGTTTGGCGGCGAGACTTTTATACAGGCAATTGTCCGTGATGTGACAGAGCGGAAAATGGCGGAAGAATTGTTCAGAACCCTGGCAAACAGCTCGTCTGCCGGTGTATATATAGTGCAGGACGGCAAGTTTAAATTTGTCAACCCTTGTTTTCAGCAAATTACTGGATATAACGAAAATGAGATTCTGGGCAGGGATTCTCTTACATTTGTAATAGAAGCAGATAGAGAAGCAGTAAAGGATAATGCCTCGAAAATGTTGCAGGGCGGACAATCATCCGCTTTTGAAGTAAGGGTTTTTGCAAAAGCAGAAGAAACCAGATGGATTCTTGTAACGGTTACGTCAATACAATATAAAGGAAAACAGGCAGTTCTCGGAAATTTTATTGATGTAACGGATCGTAAAAAAATGGAGATGTTGTTAAAGGAATCGGAGGAGCGATATCGTATCCTTACCGAGCGATCCCTTGTCGGTGTATATCTGGTTCAGGATAATGTTTTCCGGTATGTGAATCCGGCCTTTGCAAATATACATGGGTATAAGCCCTTTGAAATGATCGGCAAGCTGGGGCCTATGGATTTCATAGTCCCGACTGACCGTGAAAAGGCTGAAGAGAGCATTCGTAAGAGGAGAACCGGTGGAACAGACGGTACCCTTCTCGAACTTGGCATAGTAAGGAAGGACGGTGAAATCAGGAAGGTTGAGATATACGGCTCACGTGCAATATATAACGGCAGGCCGGCAGAACTGGGGACGCTCCTGGATGTAACTGAAAAAAAACAACTGGAAGAACAATTGCATAACATGTCAATGAAGGATGAACTGACGAAGCTTTATAACCGGCGGGGCTTTTTCATCATTTCCGAGCAGCAGATCAAGATTGCAAATCGTACAAAGAATGAGGTGCTCTGTTTTTTTATTGACATTGATGGTATGAAATGGATAAACGATACCCTGGGGCACAAAGAAGGCGATGAAGCGCTTATTATGACTGCAAATATTCTCAGCAAGACTTTTCGTGAAGCTGATATAATCGGGCGTATCGGCGGAGATGAGTTTGCCGTACTTGCAGTAGGCACTAATGAAACATGCTCAGAACTGCTTGTAAGACGTCTGCATGAGCATATTGACAGATATAACATTCAGACCAACAAACCTTACAAGTTATCATTGAGCATTGGCGTAGCGATTTATGATCCTAATAATCCGCAATCTGTTGATGATCTCATGTCAACGGCAGATACGCTTATGTACAAAGAAAAAAAAGAAAAGTATCTGGAACAGGGATTAGCACGATAA
- a CDS encoding MTH1187 family thiamine-binding protein, translating to MSVLVEFAMFPTDKGDSISEYVSRIIDMIDRSNIPYKLTPMGTIFEVETAEEAFKIINTSYMLLEPDCSRVYSTIKLDIRKGKSGRIIQKIESIEKKLGKKVNS from the coding sequence ATGTCTGTCCTTGTCGAGTTTGCCATGTTCCCCACAGATAAGGGGGACAGTATAAGTGAATATGTCAGCAGAATCATCGACATGATCGATCGAAGCAATATACCCTACAAACTGACGCCCATGGGCACCATCTTCGAAGTTGAAACTGCTGAAGAAGCATTCAAAATAATAAACACGTCATATATGCTGCTTGAACCCGACTGCAGCAGGGTCTACTCAACCATAAAGCTTGATATCAGGAAAGGGAAAAGCGGGAGAATCATACAGAAGATTGAGTCAATTGAGAAAAAATTGGGCAAGAAAGTAAATTCATAA